The stretch of DNA ATCATCGTTTCGGATTGCTTTTGAGTTATTTTTTGTTTATTATTTCGTCGTGCCAATGAAAAAATCTGCAGATCTACTTCTTCTGTAGTGCTATTTATATCCATTACACAGTCTGCACCAGCGTATATTAATTCTTTTTTCCATGACATACACAATAAAGAAGAAGTATCCGTCAAAATAATAATTGGTATCTGCGTTATCTTTCTAATAGCAGATATAATATTACTTATGTTCTCTTTATAAATGATCACTCCTATTATAAGCACATCATAAGAAAATAAACTCAAATTATGCAATAAAATTTGTAGATTTTCTGCATAATCTGAGTTTACCTCATTGAATAGTTTTTGATATGATTGATTGTCAAAATATGCTAATATTTTGTATTTTGTGTCTTTCATATTTCTATTTTAAAAAAGCAACACTTTCTATTTCTTCACAGGAAAATCATCAAATGCATTGTCATTTTTTGCAAAGCACACTTTCTTGCCGCATGCTCTGATATTCGCATGTGATCAGGTACAAATGTGGGGCATTCATATTGCCCTATAATTTCCAACTTTTAATGGATTTTTCTTTTTCCCACATAGTTTTATAAAGAGGCACTGATTGCAATAATTCATCATGTTTTCCGCAGCCCTGCAAAACACCGTCAGATAAAACAAGTATTTGATCTGCATTTTGGATATAGGACAAAGTGTGTGATACAAGGAACACCGTTTTCCCCTTAATCATTTCTTCTATGCCCTTTTGTATTGCTACGGCATTTTCAGCATCCAGACTGGAAAGCGCCTCATCCAAAAGAATGATCGGGGAATCTTTCAAAATTGCCCTCGCAATAGCGACACGCTGACGCTCACCACCGGAAAGGCTTGCACCGCCCTCGCTGATAACCGTTTGATAACCCTGTGGGAGTTTTTCTATAAATTCGTGACAGTGAGCCTTTTTTGCCGCCTCTATTACCTGCTCGTCCGTTGCGCTCTGGTTTCCCATCCGAATATTATTCATCATGGTATCCTGAAAAAGATATACTTCCTGAAAAACGATACTCACATGACGCACCAGATCACTATGCTTTAATGTTGCCGCATCTTTCCCATTCAACAGAATCCGCCCGTTTTTCGGCGTCACGAATCCCAGAATCAAATTAAGGAGAGTAGATTTGCCGCTTCCAGAAGGACCAACCAATGCAGTGATCGTTCCGGGGTTAGCTGAAAAACTTACATGACTAACTGCTTCACGCTTTCCATCATAGCTAAACGATACATTTTCAAACCGTACATCGGCTTGTGTATCGGCAAACTGTGTAATTCCCTGTTTTTCATTTTCAGTCGGCAGGTTGTTAATTTCCGCTATATTATCCAACGATGCGTTTGCAAGATTCATCATTGCAAAGGAACCCATCAGAGCTTCCAGCGGACGGTAAAAAATAATACCCATGATTGCAAAAAACAAATAGGTTGCCGAGGCTAATGAACCAGAACGAACCATTGTAATGCCAACACCCAAACTCAAAAACAGCCCCAGATTCAGGCAGATCTTATAACCCATACTCCAATTCGTCAGCGTCGATTCATAACGGCCAGAAGCTGTACAATATCCGTCCACCTGATTCTCTACGAGCTTACCGGTTTGTTCCAGCCGGTATGCCTTGATCGTTTCCATACCCTGTACATATTCCAGCGTGGAATCAATCATTGCCACCTGTGCATTTTTCTTCTGCTCTCCCAGTTGAACCATGCTCTTTTGAAACTGCTGGTAGAGGATATAACCGGGGATGATTCCCACAAACAGAAGAAGCGCCATACGCCAGTCCACACTAAGCAGCATCAGAGCAAATACAACCGTCATGATCATGCTGGACACGAAACCGGCAATAATCTCCATGATATTCATTTCCACAAAACTTAAATCAGTTGTAAACAAAGATGTAAGCTGGCTGATCTTGTCTTTTGTAAAGTAGTATAGCGGAAACTGTTTGATTTTTGCCGCAATCGAAAGGCGTTCATCCCGCATCATGGCATAAGATACCGGGCGCTGTTTTGCAATCGTAAAGTAATAAAAAACAAAATGCAGGACAGTATAAACCAGAAACATAAGGCTATACTGTATCAGTTTTTCCCTTGTAAACGAACCGCCCAAAATATCTTTTATCGCAAGGAACAGCATGAAATATATCGCGCCCTCACAAATTGAGGTCAACGCCTGAAACAGCCACGCAAGATAAAGCTGCTTTTTACGCTCGCCTGCAAGTTCTAAGAATTTCCGTATCATAGCAATCATGCGTTTACACCTCCCATTTTCCATTGATCGGATTGCTCAAAGGCCGCCCACATATCCTGATACGGGGAGCAACGTCTTATCAATTCATCATGTGTGCCGCAATCAATCACTTTGCCTTGTTCCAGAACCACAATCGAATCAGCTTCCTTGATACTGGAAAGACGGTGCGCTATTACGAGTACGGTTTTTCCCTCTGATAATTTAGCCAGCGCCTTTTGCAGTAAATCTTCATTGTCGGCGTCAATGTAAGCCGTTGCCTCGTCAAGAATCACAATCGGCGCATTTTTC from Blautia sp. SC05B48 encodes:
- a CDS encoding winged helix-turn-helix transcriptional regulator, whose protein sequence is MKDTKYKILAYFDNQSYQKLFNEVNSDYAENLQILLHNLSLFSYDVLIIGVIIYKENISNIISAIRKITQIPIIILTDTSSLLCMSWKKELIYAGADCVMDINSTTEEVDLQIFSLARRNNKQKITQKQSETMIDKGKLVMDHKKHKVFWNDVALHLTRQEYNFLYLLAATPMRVYTFEQIYQLVWKDYPVGDIKNIIWCLVKRLRKKLNVVEDGAGNCIVSVRDIGYKFELNKENEQQ
- a CDS encoding ABC transporter ATP-binding protein, with amino-acid sequence MENGRCKRMIAMIRKFLELAGERKKQLYLAWLFQALTSICEGAIYFMLFLAIKDILGGSFTREKLIQYSLMFLVYTVLHFVFYYFTIAKQRPVSYAMMRDERLSIAAKIKQFPLYYFTKDKISQLTSLFTTDLSFVEMNIMEIIAGFVSSMIMTVVFALMLLSVDWRMALLLFVGIIPGYILYQQFQKSMVQLGEQKKNAQVAMIDSTLEYVQGMETIKAYRLEQTGKLVENQVDGYCTASGRYESTLTNWSMGYKICLNLGLFLSLGVGITMVRSGSLASATYLFFAIMGIIFYRPLEALMGSFAMMNLANASLDNIAEINNLPTENEKQGITQFADTQADVRFENVSFSYDGKREAVSHVSFSANPGTITALVGPSGSGKSTLLNLILGFVTPKNGRILLNGKDAATLKHSDLVRHVSIVFQEVYLFQDTMMNNIRMGNQSATDEQVIEAAKKAHCHEFIEKLPQGYQTVISEGGASLSGGERQRVAIARAILKDSPIILLDEALSSLDAENAVAIQKGIEEMIKGKTVFLVSHTLSYIQNADQILVLSDGVLQGCGKHDELLQSVPLYKTMWEKEKSIKSWKL